Part of the Centroberyx gerrardi isolate f3 chromosome 11, fCenGer3.hap1.cur.20231027, whole genome shotgun sequence genome is shown below.
GCTTCCAATATTGATCTGCCCACCCTGCTAAGCATTagctagatttgtttccaatcCAGAAACAAGGCGGTATTACTCTATTGATTTGTGGCTTTGGACAACTTGGCAAATTCAACTTTGATTTTGGTTCCTAGGGATACCTGCAGCATTAGATACTCTCCGCATCGAAAAAACATCTGAAATAGTTTTCTGCCTAACAGCAATatcctgcttttattttgttgttgttgttgttttaaaacACCCTGCAGGCATGTGCTGAGAAGTTAAGATGTCGGACAGCGAAGCCTCCAGTATGCCAGCTGGGAGTTCAGAGGAGGCAGCAGAGAAGCAGGAGGCCTCCCGGGTCAAGACGCCGGACACCGCACCCGCCGACAGCTCAGCTGACAACTCCACCGACAACTCCACCGACAACTCCACCGACAACTCCACCGACAACTCCACCGACAACTCGACTGACGTGGCCCCGACGAGGAAGGCCAGGAGGAGACCGGACGCCAGACCTGATGTCGAAGTTCAGGAGACTCAGGAGACGCCTAAAGCAGAGGAGCAACCGGCAAAGGTAAGACAAGATATTCAACACGtatttaaccattttaaacagctagggctgcagctaatgattattttcattatcagttaatctattgattgtttttttgattaatcaattCATCGTTTAGTctgtaaaatgtcagaaataatgacaaatgtccaTCAAAATGATTagtgcaagggtcagagtcAATGTTCCTGTGACTGTACAGTGGTCATGTAGGATAACAAACTGCTGGAGAAGAACTAGGCAATGAAATGAGAGGTTATTTTTTAAACTTCAGAAAATAGCATGGGAAGATAAGGCAGAACGGGTTGTGAAGTATTTTTCTTGAAGAGATAAGTTTTAAACCAGGCAAGCTTGAGTGAGAATATTCTCTTTGTTATTTGGTCTTGGGGTGTATTTTCGGGGAGTGAGAGGGTTATCACAACTTCTGGAAGTACAGCCGCAGTCTTCTTCTCCTGTTGATTAtcgagcagcttcactggagcagttggggggtTCAGTGCTTTGCTAAAGGGCACTCCAGCTGTCGTTGTTCAGGGAAGGGAGAATATAactctttcactctcctccCCCCAGAATTTCCCACCTGGTCCGTGGATTTGGACCAAAAGCCCGCTACTTAAAGGAATAGatcacacaaaaatgaaaattgggtcattatctactcaatTGAAACACAGTCAGTTCTCCATAAGAAGAGTGTCCCGGTTCTTTAGAGgttcaaaaagggcaaaaaaaatgaccataaaattgctccaaacagcataatccaagtgttctgaggtccaaaagtccaatatttgcCTCATTATCTCCTCGCTCCTTAGTCTTGGATCAATAGGATCCTCCACTCACCTCGGGACCAGACCAAGGTTCAGTTCTTTTTATGGATGTGAATTGCGTTACAAAAGTCAATTGatcttgtctctttctctctctcagtctctctgtctcaaatACTCCACACTCATATgtaatctctttctctttctctctctctctctctgtcttcctctccctcctcccctcctcatcctctccgtTGTGTCCTTCCTCCCAGTCGTCCAGTGAGTCGACTGTGGCTCAGGGTGGGTGGGGATACTGGGGCAGCTGGGGCAAATCCATCCTCTCCACAGCAACAGCTACAGTGGCCACTGTGGGTGAGTTACATCCACAAGCTCCTCAGTAATGCTGAGTCACTGGCAGAATACCACAGTCATGCTATCCcactgtttattattattttttattagtattattatttacattttgatacTCTTTATACTTTTTAAGAGATTTaacttctttatttttttctcatacGAATGAATGGCAGCGAGAGAACGCTGATATCTGGACATAAAAAGATTAACTTCTTTCTAATAAATTAAactttttaaagagtaactaaaccccaaacccaaatctgtgtaaagcatgacatctaaaggtaaaaagcatgctactgaaatggacatctgccattggctgatctttggtgccaggtgatgtcacctatAGAGTAagacaggtggtgacatcacctggcaccaaaaaATCAGCACACTTGCAgctagggctggacgatatggttgaaatcaatatcatgataatcataaggatttttctcgatatcaatatatatcacgatatggttcatgtatgcaaaatcacgttaaataatcaaattagtgttcatctcattgaaccgaatggtaatgttaggtgtgatgtcagacaaaactgaaactttcaagtaatattcctaccatacctcattttatcagagtttttaagtaaaatttgcttgtcatcatcaatttagacagcagaaatgtgtgtcacgatattaaaatatctatCTTACAGCTGCTTTCGGCCACACATCTTCTCCTGGAaatagcacttttttttatgttagtATCATGTGATGTTCAGATGGTTCTCCCCATGTCGCTCCCAGGCCAGGGGCTCACCCAGGCGATAGAGAAGGCCGAGACGTCGCTGGGACTCCCCAGTCCGACCGAGCTGTCGgcgcaggtggaggaggagcggcgACAGCAGGGTGAGACATTGTTCTGTGGTCCGGTGTAGTTCACTGGGCGGAGCGAGGCGTTAACACTGCTGGGGTTAGAGGTGCCGATCCTCCTGGACCCACACAAGCAAAATGACGACTGACCAACGACTGCTTTactgtcttaaaagcaggatctgttgttgaatctgttcacaaacttgTTCAATTTaagttttcaggatattttcgtggcctcattcaaacgctacaaactcgtcccgctgcatctgatcttggtgaataccgtatttcctctaatagtggcctgtagtcaattaaaagccgggtctctgataatggccggggccgtggtcgacacgaacaaataaaggccggcctcaaatacaggccgggggaaaaaacaaaggaaacaagactaggtcaaaacctagtatatggctggaccgtgtccgtctcctctctccgccgctgtcctctcctctctattcttagcttcagttagcttcagcttacatgcaaacaacggtggataccggtaaactcctgctgcctgttatataatgtaactgtagtttgtagtaacgtacaagtgccacaagacggctcggccggcggaagtctctggagcgtgccgtcgtcgattaccgtaattatcgtaatgcattgcagtaacaaaaaaacgtctacctaacgtaccccaacagaagcagatcagaaaacaaggaggcttcatactaaaatatgagcaaatatacttatcaaacagagggaattagaaataaaggcctgtctctaatataagcctgcttccaataaaggcctggtaccctctgcagttgaggtaaataaaggcccgggccaataatagaggaaatacggtagtttatattctggttttcatggcggtcaagtgccgaataacccccatgttaaaactaagtggaatattgctttaacaagcaggtgtacctaataaagtggccggtgagtgtatattcaCTTATTGCCACTTTGGATACATTACACATAATGTATTATTGTGTTTTCCCTCCTGTTAGTTTGTCAGGATGTCTcacaaaaatgtatgcactgaTTCCCGttaaatttggtggacagatcggccttgAGCTAAGGaacagttgattagattttggtggcgaTCTGGATCTCAGATTTAAACCATTAGACTGTTTACCATTAGATTATCGTGTTTTTCTCATAACTATAAAACTAACAGCGATACAGACTTCATTCAGAATCCTAACAATATGTTTAATCAATTGAACTCATTTACTTTCCTTAATTTAGATGATAAATACGATGTCTTTGGGTGTGCAGGTTGGACAGTTGTTTAGCCTTGGCGGAGGATTGAGCTCTCTGAGTGTCTTCAAGGTcttttataaaatatttttctttaaagaTGCAGagttgttgatcagtaccagtgactcaatgattacttggtcagctgctgagatttctggctttcaaaaactcactttctggcccgttcTCTGTTTTTGAACTAAAGACTAAAGACTCTCCCAGCTGGATCACCGCTCTCATTAGCTAGCTTAGGCTGGACGCCACTAGAGGATTATCGTGCAGACCACCATACCAACACCATATTTGTCCATGCTGACAATCAGGAGGGGAAACCCTGATCTAAGGCTTGGTCGGGACTGATGGTCTGCCCTGAACAAAAACAGTTGGAAACCACATTTACTCTAAATTACATATACTTTTGGTATATATATTTTGGTATATATATTTGGTACTGGTTTTTAGTATGGGGGCCgaagtgggaatcaaaccactAACTCTGGCAGTGATAGTGGGTAATCTGTGATAGTGAGTATACATGTGTACAGTTTTCATTCCACTTTAAAaacagatatattgcacattttgtattatattttttcatattctgtattgtaaatatctctatttttgttttttatatttatattcttgactttttgacttgcagtacttgtgttttttacttctactttcttatttttctccatgtttattgtatgcacctacataccaaggcaaattccttgtattgtgaaaacttacttggcaataaacctgattctgattctgatgtcttgcatgtgtttttcctgctgGCAGGTGAAGGCAGCAGTGAGGCGGATAAAGCGGAGGGAGACGGAGCGTCAGCAGTGGGAAGTGCCATGGGAATGCTGTCGTCGCTCACCAGTGTCGTCCAGAGCACAGTGAGCGGGCGTTTAACAggagaaatatatatatgttttttttatgttcttcTTTTAAAGGAGAACAGAGCAGTATCTCCTAAGTGTCCGGTTTGTCATGAAGTACACCAGTACCAGATCTGAGAAATGGCAACATTGCTATGCAGTGTTTTTCCAGAAACTGGTCTCTATTTTGTAGTGTTTCATGCCATATTTACTTTATTAGCTAAAATAATCCCAAACAGGACTACAAATATTCTCTGCCCAaatttcattctctttttttttaccctgcacataaacaaaaagacaaaaactaaaaacatttcatgtatgtttttattgtattttagttTGGAGTTAGGTTTGGATTTGGTTTTACAAGTAGATAAGATAGTTTTAgtatatttttggattttttacTAAGTCtaattttcctttttatttcagtttagttaAATCTAATATAATGATCTTGACTCAGGGTAAGACGGTGATAACGGGCGGTCTGGATGCTCTGGAGTTCATCGGGAAGAAAACCATGGATGTGATAGCGGAGGGGGATCCCGGCTTCAGGAAGACCAAGGGGCTGATGAGCAGGAACTCCACTCTGTCTCAGGTGGGATGAAGACTTCACttccaaaacactacatattcatttttttattattactctAAAATTCATCATTTCAGGATTTCTGAAACCTAGAGGATCCGTTTTGTCGACCAAGACAAATacactgaactaaactaaaagtAAGACTAGACTTCACTATTTAATTTAActgaacttaaaaaaaaaagagctagaCCAGATGGGATGAAACTAAACATTTTTATCCCTTGACTTTTATGTTTGAACACCATGCAAATGAGCAAAACTAAGCTAGAGGAGACTAGACGAAAATAGACAGGATGATGTTTTTATCCCTTTACTTATATTTTATCACcatgcaaataaactaaaactaagactaCACTAGGCTAAACTACTCTAAATgaaactagactaaactaaactagatgAGATGAGACTAAACATTGTTATatgttttatctctttatttCTATGTCTTATCACcatgcaaataaactaaacaaaaataaTACTAAGACTTAACATAAACTAGATGAGACTAGATGGGATGAGACTAGCCATTGATTTTATCCCTTCTATGTTTTTCACcgtacaaataaacaaaaaccaAGACTACACTAAGTttaaactagactaaactaatctaaacaaAACTTAACTAGACGAGACCAGATGGAACAAGACTAACCACTATTTCTTTAATCCCTTCACTTCAATGTTTTATCACCGTACAAATAAACTGAAACTAAGACTAAGCTAAAATTAAACCAGACTAAACTAATTTGAATTTAACTAAATTAGACAAGACTAGAAGAGATGAGACTAAACGCtgtttttatctctttattTCGATGTTTTATCGCTGTGTAAAGAAGCTCAACCAAACTTACACTAagctaaactagactagacaagATGAGACTGATCACTGTTTTAATCCCTTgacttctgtgttttatcaccgtgcaaataaactaaaccgaTCTAAAACTGAGTCAAATCTCTGCTGAGGTTAACTTCTCCGAATACTCGGGGTTCTTCTTTTGTCCTCTCGTCCCTCCCAGGTGTTGAGGGAGGCGAAGGAGCGAGAGGAGCTGCAGACGGCCGAGGAGGAGTCGTCCGATCCGGAGAGGAAGGCGGTCGCTCACTACGGGATGCTGTTTGACGAATTTCAGGGTCTGTCCCACCTGGAGGCGCTGGAGATCCTGTCCCGGGACAGCGAGTCCAAGGTGCGTTTGAAGAGAGTCGTTCCAAAATAAGACATCCGGCATATggcgggaaaaaaaaagatgtgatgAGCCATTATTTTTATGTCCCTCCACCATGGTACAACACatgaaacttcatacttacaccacagatTCCCCGTACAATGTAGCTgatctgatgagattttggagcaccttgttgcataaatttgcatattaatgaggaaaaacgcAGACTGTGCCTCTTGTTTTACTATTCCTAGTGTTACTGCAGTTATCACACAGGGAATTTGAATCAAAAACGAGAAGTTGAATGAGGAATAACAACACAtcttgtgaaaataaataaagaaaaaaaggaacatCATGTCCTACAAAATTATTGATGATGTGTATATTAAAAGAACTAAAGAtcctttttaaaggatagtaggcgACTTATGTAATTGGATAACAAGATGACTTTTAGACTATAGATCTTCTATATGGCAGAGACAGTGAATGATACATTTCTAGTTTATAAATAAAGGACATATAGCATTTTGAGAAAAAGTCTTTATTATACATGTTGGACGTATAGCTGACGCTCGTATTCTGAAGTAGGATGTAACAGtagagtgcaacagtagaataagcttcagctCCCAAGTCACCAACAttataaacaacaaaacaaatgggCAGCTTGTCCTGACTGAGCAGTTCAGTGAtgtgtctgtgatgtgtgtctgtgatgtgtgtctgttgggAAACTGACATTGTGTCTTGCTTGTAGAGAATGTGTCGTTCCCCGGGGACCAGGGCGAACAATTTAAAATACATTGtgaagtgacaaaaaaaaaaaaaaaaaatcatgggcATGAATGGAAAAATCACCCAGTTcttgaaaaaaataacattttggcAATGaaagttttgtgaaatgtaaGAAAATGAATTACTGTCCTATTTCAGGAGATGCCAATTTTAATTCCTTTTATACAGATACAAGTCAATTCATATATAGACCGATATAGTTTTGTAGTGCAAAATAATATTTGGCATATTGCTTATTAACCAACTGTCAACAACACAGTATATTTTTATTACACACAAAATTACACCTCTCTGCACACCCGCAGTAACATTTgtaattacactgtgtgtgtgtgtgtgtgtgtgtgtgtgtgtgtgtgtgtgtgtgtgtgtgtgtaggtgaagTCAGTGCTGACCACTCTGTCAGGAGAGGAGCTGGTCCGGCTCAGAGACGAGCTGGATCTCATCAAGGAGCCGTTCTCCCTGGTGGAGTTTGACGACGAGGAAGTGGACGAGAAGAAAGGTAGAGTCTAAACTATATAtgataaatagaaaaaatagaataaacagGTAATGGCGGTCTGCAAAAAGCATAAGGGGATCATTCAAAGAAAAACGACAACAAACGGTAAACAGAATATCAGCACTTCACAGTTAATGTATTACACAATTACACTTGAACAAATTGTTGTTTGCCTGTGGATGAAGACAAGAAAAGACTAAAATGGGTTCCTTGTCCGTTTTATTTCTGGTTCCAGATGCAGATGGCTCAGAGTTTGAGAGGGACTTAGCGGAGGCCTTGGATGGGCTCCATGTTTCTGCCACAGCAGACAAGCTTGGCAAGGTACCAGCCGcacatttctgtgtttctgactgGATTTCATTCAACTAAATCCGGTCCAATTCAATATATTTGACTTACATGACATGCTGTCCCTCTTGTTTGAGGTTCATTACAATCGGTGCTTGTTGCCAAATCCTCCCCCCCCCTTTGAAGATTAATTTAATTCAGTGGATGGCAAATGGATTGGAAATAATATTTTTAGGGTAACAGTTCTGCTCCATTCTCACAAACTCTGTATTATCTTATTATCTAATAATAAGAGTTTTTACCCCCAACCAGGCTTGTAAGAGCACATGCAACAAGATTGCTGAAATGACCAAACCAttaaaagaagaggaaggaaaggaggaggatgtGAAGAAAACATTCTCTGTGGAGGTATGGGAATATTGACTTTCATATATAACATTTTGTATTAAACGTTACAGTTATTATGCCCACTCAGCTCACTGGTGAGAAACATGGAAGATTTTTCCAAGCATGAAACTTTTGATTGCTGGTTTGAGGCTGAATGGCGATCTTACCAGATTTGTTCATGTTTCTATGAGTTCTGCTACAATGTAGccgtggatgctagctacaggtGTTTATTTTAAATCAGTATTTTGTGTCATATTAATGTCTTTgttaagcagccatgtaataagCGGGATAATATGCAGTGAGCTGGTCATCATCGCAAAATAAGCCCTCTGCTTTCCGTTGGAGTGTTGAGTCTTATTTTGCCTTAATGACCGGTTCCCTGTAAATTATCCCGTACTTAACGTTAGCATATAGATGCCACAATTGGTctcaatgaaaacaaagcataTATAATGGAGTTtgagattttttggggggttttgcAGTAAAAGTGGGGTTTGTTTTGTCAAGGCGGACACTGTATTGGGAAccagtgaaatgatctcactccATCAGTAGACTTTTTCCACTTGATTTAAGAAAGATAACATTTTAAAAGGATGGATAATTTTGCAGTGTGCGTTGCAGGCATGTGTTTTCCTCTGCGTGTTGTTCTGGTCCGTTCAGCGCTGTGTGTCCACATGTTGAAACTTGTTGGATCTTGTTGAATCTTGTTGGATCTTGTTGAACCTTGTTGGATCTTGTTGGATCTTGTTGAACCTTGTTGGATCTTGTTGAACCTTGTTGCATCTTGTTGGATCTTGTTGAACCTTGTTGGATCTTGTTGAACCTTGTTGGCTCTTGTTGGATCTTGTTGGATCTTGTTGGATCTTGTTGGATCTTGTTGAACCTTGTTGAACCTTGTTGCATCTCGTTGGCTCTTGTCAGGACGTTCACGCGGCGGCCATCAGGAGCCTGGCGGAGCTGACGGCTCGATCCATCGAGCTTTTCCACAAACTGGCCGAGACGATCCTCTTCtccaacagcaacacacaggcCAGCCTGCTCTCACAGTAAGGcagcatgtggtgtgtgtgtgtgtgtgtgtgtgtgtgtgtgtgtgtgtgtgtgtgtcagtttgaaCATGTGTGGAGGGATCGTAGGAGTTACACTGAACAAATCATTATTTCATGATTGATATTTCTCATTCTGTATTTGTCATAATGTCTTTCCTCAGGTTAATGGTTGTTTTGTGTAAAGAAATCTCCCTGATGTCCAAGAAGTTCACCTCCTGCCTGACAGCAGCAGGGGTAAGGCTGATGTTACTGACTTCACTGTgcattttgttccaaaattttaacatttaacattacaAACAAGTGTTGATATGAAAGTAGAACTTATTATGCAAAAAAACACTTTAGTTATTGGTTAAGACCTCGGCCTACCAaatatttgtatctgtatttttgaaccattaaagtgataatctctaacatttttatataaagaaatatctgttttgctactcccTATATGAATTTTATGTACAGCTCATTATGAATCATTTGAAATTTGGCTGCATAACGTTGTTGTGTTTTGGTCGATGCTGATCAGACCCAATCGCTCTGTTTTACAGTCCAATGAGAAGGCGGACGTCCTCAATCCACTAATAACAGGAGTCTTCTTAGAGGTTTGTGTCTCACTGTCACTGCACTCACATCACATACAGAGAGTTGAATTAGTCTGTTAGATCACTGGTTGTACATGTATCTATATCCAATGAGCCAGTTTCCCCTTGAGATCATTAAAGATTCATCTTGGAAAATGATCACTGATGTGACTTTTCgatgagagagacacacagagagagacacagagagagacagagagagagagacacacacagagagacacagagagacacacagagagagacacacagagagagagagacacacagagagacagacagagagacggagagagagagacacacagagagacacagagagacacacagagagagagagagacacagaaagacagacagagagacacagagagagacagagagagagagacacacagagagacagacagagagacacagagagagagagagagagacagagagagagacacagcgagagacagacagagacacacagagagagacacagagagagacacagagcgagagacacacagacacagagagagagacacagagagagagagagagagagacacacagagagagagacagacagagacacacagagagacacagagagagacacagagcgagagacagacagagacacacagagagagagacacatagagagagacacatagagagagacacagagagagacacagagcgagagacagacagagacagacagagacacacagagagacacacagagagacacacagagagacacacagagagacacacagagagacacagagagagacacagagcgagagacagacagagacacacagagagagacacagagagagacacagagcgagagacagacagagacacacagagagacacacagagagacacacagagagacacagagagagacacagagcgagagacagacagagacacacagagagagacacagagagagacacagagcgagagacagacagagacacacagagagacacacagagagacacacagagagacacagagagagagacacacagagcgagagacagacagagacacagagagagagagagacacacacacagacacagagagagagagagagacatacacagagagagacacccaCAGAAAAGAGTTTTCAAGAAACAGGGAGAAGATTTGTGATTTTTAAACAGCCCTGGTATACCTGCTAGTTAGAAACAGGCTTCCAGGCAGAGCTTTTCTGCCGAAGTGACTGTACAGCTGCACACTTGTGTCGTATGTTTCAGTAACTTCTGATTATGCCTGAATCAATTTTGCCTCCACTTCCTGATCAGCTCCTTCCCTTATGGTTTCTATCGGCCACACAGGGTTTCATCACAATGTTGCGGTGCAAAAGTTCAACTAGGATTGAACTTTGGACGCACCGCCACGCCCGCATTTCGCTTAATTCATGTGTGACACAAGCCATTAGaaataatgtattttaaagcagtgattctcaaccttttccatatcaaggacccctaatttagtccacattagagccacggacccccatttgattagattttgtctctctgacccaaatctgagaatattttttttgtcggatatgattttgtccagaattccaagactatctgtattgtaggtagagagataacagagaaactatgatcaaaacagtcattcttctatattctctaattgtgttaacttcttgtaaatgaaatcatggtgaagtttaataattcatcgatttgctggggacccccgtGGAACCCCCTccaggacccctggtggtcccccagaccccacgttgagaaccactgtttttaGAGCACAGGGGTGAAGTTAATGTGTCTTATGTCAAAGTGGCAtaagagagtgtgagagagagaaagggaatgtGAGATAGTGCTTGtagatgtgtctgtgtgtgtgtgtgtgtgtgtgtgtgtgtgtgtgtgtgtgtataaaactacattaataataataataataaactttatttatatagcacctttcaaaacaaagttacaaagggcttcacaagacaaaataaaaatggtggacaacaatagtaaaaacaattttaaaacagTTTAAAGGTTATACAACATTGGGAAGGAAATATAGGAGCAAAAAAGCTACATATGAGGAAGAGtataataagtaaaataaaacattataaaataattaaaataatcaataaaataagGAACAAGAGAATGACTTTGTATAATaataggttttaagaagtgacttaAAAGGTGAAAGTGAAATCAGACCACAAGCCCTGAGAAAGCACacttataaaaaatataaatatgaataaaatatgtCTTTAAGAGGGATTTAAAAGAGGATAAGGAGCTCGCCAGGTTGTTCCAGAGAGTGGGGGCCCTAACAGAAAAGGCCCGGTCACCCTTGATTGACATTAAAGGGATTTACAGACATTGATTTGTGAATTTTAAAGGAAAGTCTTGGGTGCCGCGGGTTAACACACGTCTCTGATCTTCTTCCAGGCGTCCAACAGCGCGTCTTACATCCAGGATGCtttccagctgctgctgcccatCCTGGAGGTTTCCCACATCCAGAGGAGCGCCGAGTCCAGCCAGCAGTGAGCGGGGAACGACGCCTCTTCCCTCCGTcggtgttttaaaaaaaaaaaaaaagaaaagaaaagcagggaCTCTTATCAAAGCAGAGCATCGACGCATcattaaagtgttaaaaaatGTTTTCGGTTCAAGACAAAAGGCAATTTCACGCCCgggaggaagagtgtgtgtgttgctgtcagACAGTGTTTACTCTTTGCGGGTTTTTATTGCAAGTGCCGgtttatttgtaaagcacaaGTAGAAGGACGGAAGGATGGAGTTACAGTATTGAGGAAGTTAATGGGGTTCGTGTTTTAATGACGATCTCTCAACTCCTACTCTAAAAGGGAACAAAGCGGAGAAACTTGGCGGAGCTGTcgttcattttcaaaataaaagcccagcAGGACGCAGATATTTTCATGCTTGCTTTGGGTGCGACTCATTAGCCAGCAGCACCTTTCCCCCCCTGCAAGAGATAGTTTGATCTAATGCTGATCATTCCCACAAAACAGTCAATTGGTTAATATGcaaactagggctgaacaattaatcgaaattttatcgaaatcgcaatatggcctactgcaatgttcaaatcgcaggaggcgcaatatttgttaaaggcgaaatgtgtgtcaaaataccattttaaatgaaatattgtcgtgctgcagagatgtcctggcctacaca
Proteins encoded:
- the fam114a2 gene encoding protein FAM114A2, whose amino-acid sequence is MSDSEASSMPAGSSEEAAEKQEASRVKTPDTAPADSSADNSTDNSTDNSTDNSTDNSTDNSTDVAPTRKARRRPDARPDVEVQETQETPKAEEQPAKSSSESTVAQGGWGYWGSWGKSILSTATATVATVGQGLTQAIEKAETSLGLPSPTELSAQVEEERRQQGEGSSEADKAEGDGASAVGSAMGMLSSLTSVVQSTGKTVITGGLDALEFIGKKTMDVIAEGDPGFRKTKGLMSRNSTLSQVLREAKEREELQTAEEESSDPERKAVAHYGMLFDEFQGLSHLEALEILSRDSESKVKSVLTTLSGEELVRLRDELDLIKEPFSLVEFDDEEVDEKKDADGSEFERDLAEALDGLHVSATADKLGKACKSTCNKIAEMTKPLKEEEGKEEDVKKTFSVEDVHAAAIRSLAELTARSIELFHKLAETILFSNSNTQASLLSQLMVVLCKEISLMSKKFTSCLTAAGSNEKADVLNPLITGVFLEASNSASYIQDAFQLLLPILEVSHIQRSAESSQQ